Proteins from a single region of Streptomyces sp. TN58:
- a CDS encoding helix-turn-helix domain-containing protein, which produces MSIGNSNSPEEERPSTDDRSEDRLVERSVEEPSIGTALKKARIAAGLTVDEVSSVTRVRIPIVHAIEEDDFTRCGGDVYARGHIRTLARAVHLDPAPLVESYDAAHGGRPAPTPAAPMFDAERIRPERQRPNWTAAMVAAIVAVVGFVGFTAFGGGDAKEKRPVAEGSASPKPAPKQSGGQPAAQPTQVPPAAKPEPSDSAIAAAPKDLVTVVLTADTGESWISAKDSTGRLLFDGTLVQGQSKTFTDKESVDLVLGDAGAVKLFVNGKEIKDDFQPGQVERLTYTKEDPSQDQPQAG; this is translated from the coding sequence GTGTCCATCGGCAACTCCAACTCCCCCGAAGAAGAGCGGCCTTCGACCGACGACCGGTCCGAGGACCGCCTCGTCGAACGTTCCGTCGAAGAGCCGTCCATCGGGACGGCCCTCAAGAAGGCCCGGATCGCCGCCGGGCTCACAGTCGACGAGGTCAGTTCCGTCACCCGCGTGCGCATCCCGATCGTGCACGCGATCGAAGAGGACGACTTCACGCGGTGCGGCGGCGACGTCTACGCCCGCGGCCACATCCGTACCCTCGCCCGCGCCGTCCACCTCGATCCGGCACCCCTGGTCGAGAGCTACGACGCGGCCCACGGCGGCCGGCCGGCCCCCACCCCCGCCGCGCCGATGTTCGACGCCGAGCGGATCCGCCCCGAGCGGCAGCGGCCCAACTGGACCGCCGCCATGGTCGCCGCCATCGTCGCCGTCGTCGGCTTCGTGGGCTTCACCGCCTTCGGCGGCGGCGACGCCAAGGAGAAGCGCCCCGTGGCGGAGGGATCCGCCTCCCCCAAGCCCGCACCCAAGCAGAGCGGCGGCCAGCCTGCCGCGCAGCCCACCCAGGTCCCGCCGGCCGCCAAGCCGGAGCCCTCGGACAGCGCCATCGCCGCCGCGCCCAAGGACCTCGTCACGGTCGTCCTGACGGCCGACACGGGCGAGAGCTGGATCTCCGCGAAGGACTCCACGGGCCGGCTCCTCTTCGACGGCACCCTCGTGCAGGGGCAGTCGAAGACGTTCACGGACAAGGAGTCCGTCGACCTCGTGCTCGGCGACGCCGGGGCCGTGAAGCTCTTCGTGAACGGCAAGGAGATCAAGGACGATTTCCAGCCGGGTCAAGTGGAACGCCTCACATACACCAAGGAGGACCCCTCCCAGGACCAGCCGCAGGCGGGCTGA
- a CDS encoding FtsK/SpoIIIE family DNA translocase, with protein sequence MASRTSGKGSPSSAGTAKGRTGRTAAPARKAAPAGKPPAKKAAAARRAPAKKAAAKPAPSPTSGVLRLVRALWLGCAHAVGAVFRGIGQGARNLDPAHRKDGLALLLLALALIVAAGTWSNLSGPVGDLVTMLVTGAFGRLDLLVPILLGVMAVRFIRHPEQADANGRIGIGLSALAIGVLGLVHIACGAPGRDEGTTAMQNAGGLIGWAASKPLIFTMGAPLAVPMLVLLTVFGLLVVTATPVNAIPQRLRRLGIRLGIIAPNEYDEGYGQADGGAVAGHDPEQWRAHGGDPADTAEEEALARRRRPRRTATRPAADRATGRGMDAVDVAAAAAAALDGAVYGGMPPSPLVADLTQGISAERDGAEVTAPVPTARGGRAAAKAAPGAPGDSASPAASSAAASAVPEAVAEPAGQPRATTAAASGTLAVPDLTKAAPEAQPLPPRAEQLQLRGDITYCLPSLDLLEKGGPGKTRSAANDAVVASLRNVFTEFKVDADVTGFTRGPTVTRYEVTLGAAVKVERITALTKNIAYAVASPDVRIISPIPGKSAVGIEIPNTDREMVNLGDVLRLADAAEDDHPMLVALGKDVEGGYVMANLAKMPHVLVAGATGSGKSSCINCLITSIMVRATPEDVRMVLVDPKRVELTAYEGIPHLITPIITNPKRAAEALQWVVREMDLRYDDLAAFGFRHIDDFNQAIRDGKIKLPPGSERELSPYPYLLVIVDELADLMMVAPRDVEDSIVRITQLARAAGIHLVLATQRPSVDVVTGLIKANVPSRLAFATSSLADSRVILDQPGAEKLIGKGDGLFLPMGANKPVRLQGAFVTEDEIAGIVQHCKDQMAPVFRDDVTVGQKQKKEIDEDIGDDLDLLCQAAELVVTTQFGSTSMLQRKLRVGFAKAGRLMDLMESRGIVGPSEGSKARDVLLKADELDGVLAVIRGETHS encoded by the coding sequence ATGGCCTCACGTACGTCCGGCAAGGGCTCCCCGAGCAGTGCGGGCACCGCGAAGGGCCGCACCGGCCGTACGGCGGCGCCGGCCAGGAAGGCTGCCCCCGCGGGCAAGCCCCCGGCGAAGAAGGCCGCGGCCGCCAGGCGTGCCCCGGCCAAGAAGGCCGCGGCCAAGCCCGCGCCGTCCCCGACGAGCGGCGTGCTGCGACTGGTGCGGGCCCTCTGGCTGGGCTGCGCGCACGCGGTCGGCGCCGTCTTCCGCGGGATCGGCCAGGGAGCGAGGAACCTCGACCCCGCCCACCGCAAGGACGGCCTCGCGCTGCTGCTCCTCGCCCTGGCGCTGATCGTCGCCGCCGGTACCTGGTCGAACCTGAGCGGTCCCGTCGGGGATCTGGTGACCATGCTGGTCACCGGTGCCTTCGGGCGACTGGATCTGCTCGTTCCGATACTGCTCGGCGTCATGGCGGTACGTTTCATCCGCCACCCCGAGCAGGCCGACGCCAACGGCCGTATCGGCATCGGGCTGTCCGCCCTCGCCATCGGCGTCCTCGGCCTGGTCCACATCGCCTGCGGGGCCCCCGGCCGGGACGAGGGCACCACCGCCATGCAGAACGCGGGCGGCCTCATCGGCTGGGCCGCCTCCAAGCCGCTGATCTTCACCATGGGCGCGCCGCTGGCGGTGCCCATGCTGGTGCTGCTCACCGTCTTCGGCCTCCTCGTCGTCACCGCGACCCCGGTCAACGCGATCCCGCAGCGGCTGCGCCGGCTCGGCATCCGGCTCGGGATCATCGCCCCGAACGAGTACGACGAGGGCTACGGGCAGGCCGACGGCGGGGCCGTTGCCGGACACGACCCCGAACAGTGGCGAGCCCATGGCGGCGACCCCGCGGACACCGCCGAGGAGGAGGCCCTGGCCCGGCGGCGCCGGCCGCGCAGGACCGCCACCCGCCCCGCGGCGGACCGGGCGACGGGCCGGGGGATGGACGCCGTCGACGTGGCCGCGGCGGCCGCCGCCGCGCTGGACGGGGCGGTGTACGGCGGTATGCCGCCGTCCCCGCTCGTCGCCGACCTCACGCAGGGGATCTCCGCCGAGCGCGACGGCGCCGAGGTCACCGCCCCGGTGCCGACCGCCCGCGGCGGGCGTGCCGCCGCGAAGGCGGCCCCCGGGGCACCCGGGGACTCCGCTTCGCCCGCCGCTTCGTCGGCCGCGGCCTCCGCCGTGCCCGAGGCAGTCGCGGAGCCCGCCGGGCAGCCGCGCGCCACCACCGCGGCGGCCTCCGGAACGCTGGCGGTGCCCGACCTGACGAAGGCCGCCCCCGAGGCCCAGCCGCTGCCGCCCCGCGCCGAGCAGCTCCAGCTGCGCGGGGACATCACGTACTGCCTGCCCTCGCTGGACCTGCTGGAGAAGGGCGGGCCCGGCAAGACCCGCAGCGCCGCCAACGACGCGGTCGTCGCCTCCCTGCGCAACGTGTTCACCGAGTTCAAGGTGGACGCCGACGTCACCGGATTCACCCGGGGTCCGACGGTCACCCGCTACGAGGTCACCCTCGGCGCGGCCGTCAAGGTCGAGCGGATCACCGCCCTGACCAAGAACATCGCCTATGCCGTGGCCAGCCCGGACGTGCGGATCATCAGCCCGATCCCGGGCAAGTCCGCGGTCGGCATCGAGATCCCCAACACCGACCGTGAGATGGTCAACCTGGGCGACGTCCTGCGCCTCGCGGACGCTGCCGAGGACGACCACCCGATGCTGGTCGCGCTCGGCAAGGACGTCGAGGGCGGCTACGTCATGGCCAACCTCGCCAAGATGCCGCACGTGCTGGTCGCCGGCGCCACCGGATCCGGCAAGTCCTCCTGCATCAACTGCCTGATCACCTCGATCATGGTGCGGGCCACCCCGGAGGACGTCCGGATGGTCCTCGTCGACCCCAAGCGCGTCGAGCTGACGGCGTACGAGGGCATCCCGCACCTGATCACGCCGATCATCACCAACCCCAAGCGGGCCGCCGAGGCGCTCCAGTGGGTCGTGCGCGAGATGGACCTGCGCTACGACGACCTGGCCGCCTTCGGCTTCCGGCACATCGACGACTTCAACCAGGCCATCCGGGACGGGAAGATCAAACTCCCGCCGGGCAGCGAACGGGAGCTCAGCCCCTACCCGTACCTGCTGGTGATCGTCGACGAGCTGGCCGACCTGATGATGGTGGCCCCGCGCGACGTCGAGGACTCCATCGTCCGCATCACCCAGCTGGCCCGCGCCGCCGGCATCCACCTGGTGCTCGCCACCCAGCGGCCCTCGGTGGACGTGGTCACGGGCCTGATCAAGGCGAACGTGCCCTCGCGCCTCGCCTTCGCCACGTCCTCCCTCGCGGACAGCCGGGTCATCCTCGACCAGCCCGGCGCCGAGAAGCTCATCGGCAAGGGCGACGGGCTGTTCCTGCCGATGGGGGCGAACAAGCCCGTCCGCCTCCAGGGCGCGTTCGTCACCGAAGACGAGATCGCCGGGATCGTGCAGCACTGCAAGGACCAGATGGCGCCGGTCTTCCGGGACGACGTCACGGTGGGGCAGAAGCAGAAGAAGGAGATCGACGAGGACATCGGCGACGACCTGGACCTGCTGTGCCAGGCGGCGGAGCTGGTCGTCACCACGCAGTTCGGCTCCACCTCGATGCTCCAGCGCAAGCTGCGGGTGGGCTTCGCGAAGGCCGGACGGCTCATGGACCTCATGGAGTCGCGGGGCATCGTCGGCCCGAGCGAGGGTTCGAAAGCGCGTGACGTCCTGCTGAAGGCCGACGAGCTGGACGGGGTGCTCGCGGTGATCCGCGGCGAGACGCATTCGTAG
- a CDS encoding response regulator has protein sequence MVQKAKILLVDDRPENLLALEAILSALDQTLVRASSGEEALKALLTDDFAVILLDVQMPGMDGFETAAHIKRRERTRDIPIIFLTAINHGPHHTFRGYAAGAVDYISKPFDPWVLRAKVSVFVELYTKNCQLREQAALLRLQLEGGDSKGVDAGRETAGLLAELSARLAAVEEQAEALSKQLGEDVADAGVVATAAHLERKLTGLRRALDALEPGSAGGAPALPSQN, from the coding sequence ATGGTGCAGAAGGCCAAGATCCTCCTGGTCGACGACCGGCCGGAGAATCTGCTGGCGTTGGAGGCCATCCTCTCCGCGCTCGATCAGACACTGGTCCGGGCGTCGTCGGGGGAGGAGGCGCTCAAAGCGCTGCTGACGGACGATTTCGCGGTCATCCTGTTGGATGTGCAGATGCCGGGCATGGACGGGTTCGAGACGGCCGCGCACATCAAGCGGCGCGAACGCACCCGGGACATTCCGATCATCTTCCTCACCGCGATCAACCACGGCCCGCATCACACCTTCCGCGGTTACGCGGCGGGTGCGGTCGACTACATCTCCAAGCCGTTCGACCCGTGGGTGCTGCGGGCCAAGGTCTCCGTCTTCGTGGAGCTGTACACGAAGAACTGCCAACTGCGGGAGCAGGCGGCCCTGCTGAGGCTCCAGCTGGAGGGCGGCGACTCCAAGGGCGTGGACGCAGGCAGGGAGACGGCGGGCCTGCTGGCCGAGCTCTCCGCGCGGCTCGCGGCCGTCGAGGAGCAGGCCGAGGCGCTGAGCAAGCAGCTCGGAGAGGACGTCGCCGACGCCGGTGTCGTGGCGACCGCGGCCCATCTCGAACGTAAACTCACCGGTCTGCGGCGGGCGCTGGACGCCCTGGAGCCCGGGAGCGCCGGAGGGGCCCCGGCACTGCCCTCGCAGAACTGA